The Caldivirga sp. genome has a segment encoding these proteins:
- a CDS encoding AbrB/MazE/SpoVT family DNA-binding domain-containing protein → MSRLIRVSRKNTIYIPKEIAEKVGITEGTYLEIRVEGGRLIMIPIRDPFWLALKGPKFAESTVEEVEKISEEEQSRYGNSP, encoded by the coding sequence TAGCAGGAAGAATACTATCTATATACCTAAGGAGATTGCTGAAAAAGTGGGAATAACTGAGGGAACATACTTGGAGATAAGGGTTGAAGGAGGCAGGCTAATTATGATACCTATACGTGATCCCTTCTGGCTAGCCCTTAAAGGCCCTAAATTTGCTGAATCAACCGTAGAGGAGGTTGAAAAAATTAGCGAGGAGGAGCAGAGTAGATATGGAAATTCTCCTTGA